The following are encoded together in the Bradysia coprophila strain Holo2 unplaced genomic scaffold, BU_Bcop_v1 contig_94, whole genome shotgun sequence genome:
- the LOC119084854 gene encoding uncharacterized protein LOC119084854 codes for MIEELEEINVDHFAFDYFKRNDNKKCIEISHGNRLEPVDRFFLFIDHSDCSPMCFVNEKISKTEKQLSNIEKFDIKSYREKNCYRALVTAKNIHVYELYLSVCLTERCLLLPIHKIVDKEVNLPNQQCDSGDSVNITDLLKADCWLQIFSYLNLTDLFQLSAVCTDFRALVQHNRKVKNLKSFHFKFYDKYFETEGEAIFADKSVSKMSEVLECIGQNLEEITISVGRTSNEIGIFDSLIRKVGPNLHTLRLCNFCWLSLILENTSSKVLGQIRTLCLDSQYYDIPIIVEIKKKFPNLERLSLHGRWKVVDFTDWSGIKELTLDRIISLNHASWMTWIVDVSDHFKNLETLKISNTMKRTIPLDSVGRLLQLKKLRNIQIEVVDTNCFDIILKMTQLNSVSLIFYKSIQELIENRLPQLAYCLPDLHHFDLTLKEEAFMPRDDLVEFISLAHQLKSVHLINDTIKIFLFIAPSFLEEILDARKRSQAICNEKSRLLVAFSKCFIDENVFKDASNATFREYIVVKNYTRPY; via the exons ATGATCGAGGAATTAGAGGAAATCAATGTGGATCATTTCGCGTTCGATTATTTCAAAagaaatgataacaaaaaGTGCATTGAAATATCTCATGGAAATCGGTTGGAGCCAGTAGATCGGTTTTTCCTATTCATTGATCACTCAGATTGCAGTCCAATGTGTTTTGTG aatgaaaaaatatcgaaGACGGAAAAGCAACTCTCCAACATTGAGAAATTCGATATAAAAAGCTATCGAGAGAAAAATTGCTACAGAGCATTGGTAACGGCTAAAAATATCCACGTATACGAGTTATACTTATCGGTATGTCTTACGGAGAGATGTCTTTTACTTCCTATACATAAGATTGTCGACAAGGAAGTAAATTTACCGAACCAGCAATGCGATTCGGGCGATTCGGTAAACATAACTGACCTTCTTAAAGCGGACTGTTGgcttcaaatattttcgtatttaaatCTGACCGACTTGTTTCAATTATCTGCCGTATGTACCGATTTTCGTGCGCTCGTTCAGCACaacagaaaagtgaaaaatctgaaaagcttccatttcaaattttacgaCAAATATTTCGAAACGGAGGGAGAGGCGATTTTTGCCGACAAATCTGTGAGCAAAATGAGTGAAGTCTTAGAGTGCATTGGTCAAAATTTGGAAGAGATTACAATATCGGTGGGTAGAACGTCGAATGAAATCggaatttttgattcattgaTCCGTAAAGTCGGTCCCAATTTGCATACCCTGCGACTATGCAATTTCTGTTGGCTGTCACTAATACTGGAAAATACGTCCAGCAAGGTGCTCGGACAAATTCGAACGCTGTGCTTGGACAGTCAGTACTATGACATACCGATAATAGtcgaaattaaaaagaaatttccaaATCTTGAAAGACTAAGCCTTCATGGACGCTGGAAAGTGGTCGATTTCACTGATTGGTCAGGGATAAAGGAATTAACATTGGACCGGATAATTTCACTGAATCATGCCAGTTGGATGACGTGGATAGTAGATGTGTCGgatcattttaaaaatctgGAAACGTTGAAAATATCAAACACAATGAAGAGAACGATTCCGCTGGATAGCGTCGGACGTCTGCTTCAACTAAAAAAGCTAAGGAATATCCAAATCGAGGTCGTCGACACCAATTGCTTCGACATTATTCTGAAAATGACTCAACTGAATTCGGTGAGCCTTATCTTCTACAAATCCATTCaggaattaattgaaaatcgattACCTCAATTGGCGTACTGTTTGCCCGATTTGCACCACTTCGATTTGACTTTGAAAGAAGAAGCATTCATGCCAAGAGACGATTTAGTTGAGTTCATTTCGTTAGCTCATCAACTGAAATCCGTACATTTGATCAACGAtacgatcaaaattttcctgttcaTCGCGCCCAGTTTCTTGGAGGAAATTCTAGACGCACGCAAGCGATCACAAGCGATTTGCAACGAAAAAAGTCGGTTGTTGGTTGCATTTTCCAAATGTTTTATTGACGAGAACGTTTTTAAG GATGCATCGAACGCCACATTCCGAGAGTATATCGTGGTGAAGAACTATACGCGGCCGTATTAA